A genomic region of Catalinimonas niigatensis contains the following coding sequences:
- a CDS encoding nickel-binding protein yields MPLYIDFHKLNFLPTEEELRKGHELDLEVQEEYRVRFQQFWFNKNSSTVFCLIEAPNAEAIMHCHWAGTGDTPCNIQEVEPLYLRLFMGEPGALKHDLTFTIDGKVDPANRTLLLIMLSDAVPTKGNATLRLRFTPPLQLKEMIIDILSRFKGRFVEQSTQNSLVGVFDSPVNTLSCAEDLKDFFKRYAKENDLDLGFRMALHSGQPLTNEGGFFEEAIKQTKRLCIISQPQQIIVSSYLKNQLETETEATMLASSPSTIKVLSEPEEEFLHHLFESIEQNLSQESFNVNMLSTLIGISRPQLYRKTTSLTGRSPNHFIKDLRMQKALSLLKSRKGNISEIAMEVGYSNPSYFSKLFYESFGHTPSSMNATS; encoded by the coding sequence ATGCCGCTCTACATAGACTTTCATAAATTAAATTTTTTACCAACTGAAGAAGAACTAAGGAAAGGCCATGAACTCGATCTTGAAGTTCAGGAAGAATACAGAGTCAGGTTCCAGCAGTTTTGGTTCAACAAAAACTCATCAACAGTCTTTTGTTTAATTGAAGCTCCCAATGCTGAAGCAATCATGCATTGTCATTGGGCAGGCACTGGCGATACACCCTGCAATATTCAGGAGGTAGAACCTCTTTATCTCAGATTGTTTATGGGAGAACCCGGTGCGTTAAAGCACGACCTGACATTCACGATTGATGGTAAAGTAGACCCGGCCAATCGTACCCTGCTTTTGATTATGCTCAGCGATGCTGTGCCGACTAAGGGCAATGCTACTTTAAGGCTGAGATTTACGCCTCCTCTTCAGCTTAAAGAGATGATCATTGATATTCTTTCCCGCTTCAAAGGCAGATTCGTTGAGCAGTCAACTCAAAATAGTCTGGTGGGCGTATTTGATTCACCAGTAAATACGCTATCATGCGCTGAAGATTTGAAAGATTTCTTTAAAAGGTATGCAAAGGAAAACGACTTAGATTTAGGATTCAGAATGGCCCTTCATAGTGGGCAACCCCTCACTAATGAGGGTGGTTTTTTTGAGGAGGCTATCAAACAAACCAAGCGGTTGTGCATCATTTCTCAACCCCAGCAGATCATCGTTTCATCTTATTTGAAGAATCAACTGGAAACAGAGACAGAAGCTACAATGCTTGCGTCTTCACCATCTACAATTAAAGTATTAAGCGAACCCGAAGAGGAGTTTCTTCACCATCTTTTTGAAAGTATTGAACAAAACCTCTCTCAGGAATCCTTCAACGTAAATATGCTAAGTACGCTGATCGGAATCAGTCGCCCTCAGCTGTATCGTAAGACCACATCGTTGACGGGAAGATCGCCTAATCATTTCATTAAAGACCTGCGTATGCAAAAGGCTTTGAGTTTGCTGAAATCCAGAAAAGGAAATATTTCTGAAATCGCGATGGAGGTAGGCTATTCCAACCCTTCCTATTTCAGTAAACTCTTTTATGAGAGCTTTGGACATACACCTTCTTCAATGAATGCTACGTCATAG
- a CDS encoding FAD-binding oxidoreductase: protein MITKPTLNLTDLKSNITGEVISPNDASYEESRKLYNGMIDKKPALIVKCKDKNDIIAALHFAKENELEIAIRSGGHNGAGLGSCDYGLSIDLSPMKQIIVDPVNKTARVEAGCTLGEIDQKTQEYGLALPSGIVSTTGIGGITLGGGLGYLTRKCGLTIDNLLEADVVLADGSVVVANEKENIDLFWALRGGGGNFGIVTSFLFQLHEISEVYGGPMFWPLEQAKEAMLFYRDIMASADNDLYGFFAFLTVPPGEPFPAHLHNQTVCGIVWNYTGPAGKREEVFAPIRAFGPPILDFVGPIPIPALQSMFDALYPTGMQWYWKSDFFKELTEEAMDEFIRHGANTPKGLSTMHLYPVDGKAREVAQDKTAWQHRDARWVEVIVGVDPDPANKDVIINWCRGYYDATHSYASGGTYVNFMMEEDNGRIESTYGSHLERLARIKKKYDPTNLFHINQNIKPTVV, encoded by the coding sequence ATGATTACTAAACCTACCCTCAATCTAACTGACTTAAAGTCAAATATTACTGGAGAAGTGATTTCACCAAACGATGCTTCATACGAAGAATCCAGAAAGCTATACAATGGTATGATTGACAAAAAACCTGCCCTGATTGTCAAATGTAAAGATAAGAACGACATCATAGCAGCGCTACACTTTGCCAAAGAAAATGAGCTGGAGATAGCTATCCGCAGCGGCGGACACAATGGTGCTGGATTGGGTTCCTGTGACTATGGCCTGTCCATTGACCTTTCTCCTATGAAGCAAATCATTGTTGATCCGGTGAATAAAACTGCCAGAGTGGAAGCAGGTTGTACATTGGGAGAAATAGATCAGAAAACTCAAGAATATGGCTTGGCCTTGCCTAGTGGTATTGTCTCTACAACAGGCATTGGAGGCATTACCTTGGGTGGTGGCTTAGGCTATCTGACAAGAAAATGCGGACTGACTATTGACAATCTATTAGAAGCTGATGTGGTTCTGGCTGATGGTTCAGTAGTTGTTGCCAATGAAAAGGAAAACATAGATTTATTCTGGGCATTAAGGGGAGGAGGAGGTAATTTTGGGATAGTCACTTCTTTTCTGTTCCAATTACATGAAATCAGTGAAGTATATGGTGGACCCATGTTCTGGCCTCTGGAACAAGCTAAAGAAGCCATGCTATTTTACCGCGACATCATGGCTAGCGCAGACAATGACCTCTATGGATTCTTTGCCTTCCTCACCGTACCACCGGGAGAACCTTTTCCGGCACATTTGCATAACCAGACCGTTTGCGGAATAGTATGGAATTATACGGGTCCGGCAGGAAAGAGAGAAGAAGTATTTGCACCAATCAGGGCTTTTGGGCCGCCTATTCTGGATTTTGTAGGCCCTATTCCTATCCCTGCCCTACAATCCATGTTTGATGCACTCTATCCTACCGGTATGCAATGGTACTGGAAGTCTGACTTTTTCAAAGAACTTACTGAAGAAGCGATGGACGAATTCATCAGACACGGGGCCAATACGCCTAAAGGTTTATCCACGATGCACCTCTATCCGGTGGATGGCAAAGCCCGTGAAGTAGCACAGGATAAAACTGCCTGGCAGCATAGGGATGCCAGATGGGTAGAAGTGATTGTGGGAGTAGATCCTGATCCTGCCAATAAAGACGTCATTATTAATTGGTGCAGAGGCTACTACGATGCTACCCATTCATACGCTTCGGGAGGTACTTATGTGAATTTTATGATGGAAGAAGACAATGGGCGCATAGAGAGCACCTATGGAAGCCATTTAGAACGGCTGGCCAGAATCAAAAAGAAATATGATCCAACGAATCTGTTTCATATTAATCAGAACATTAAACCGACGGTAGTATAA
- a CDS encoding cupin domain-containing protein, whose amino-acid sequence MKIKKEDIPVAMQAPGTIMRNLPGYGGMTVAFNEIPAGTDLTPLLKGLENNSCHCPHWGYIVQGAMQVIYDDGSEEMLQTGDVFYLPPGHTAVVEEDLKLIDFNPTKEFGEVMNHIAKKMAEMSE is encoded by the coding sequence ATGAAAATCAAAAAAGAAGACATCCCGGTAGCCATGCAAGCTCCAGGTACCATTATGCGCAACCTTCCCGGCTACGGAGGTATGACTGTAGCTTTTAATGAAATACCCGCAGGAACGGATCTTACTCCTCTATTAAAAGGGTTAGAAAATAATAGCTGTCACTGCCCCCATTGGGGATATATCGTCCAGGGTGCTATGCAAGTGATCTACGACGATGGTTCAGAAGAAATGCTTCAAACCGGTGATGTCTTTTATTTACCTCCCGGGCACACCGCCGTGGTGGAAGAGGACCTTAAACTGATTGACTTCAATCCTACCAAGGAATTCGGTGAAGTGATGAACCATATCGCTAAAAAGATGGCGGAAATGAGTGAGTAA
- a CDS encoding Tat (twin-arginine translocation) pathway signal sequence containing protein, giving the protein METTLHSRRKFMGTLAATASMSGLTVPLLANTDPKTESKHVSEADAWFKKVKGSHRVVYDAPEPHMGFPFIWSWAFYLTNNQTGTADDDMTAVVVLRHNAIPFAMEDKLWQKYKFGDTFHVNDNTTGASALRNPFYVPKEGDYPMPGIDGIKTLQDRGVMICVCDLAMTVYSSGTAQSMNLKPEEVKKEWEEGVLPGIQIVPSGVWALGRAQEHGCGYIYAGG; this is encoded by the coding sequence ATGGAAACTACATTGCACTCCAGAAGAAAATTTATGGGTACCCTGGCGGCTACCGCCAGCATGTCAGGTTTAACGGTGCCTTTACTCGCAAACACTGATCCTAAAACAGAAAGTAAACATGTCAGCGAAGCTGATGCCTGGTTCAAGAAAGTAAAAGGATCACACCGTGTAGTGTATGATGCCCCTGAACCCCATATGGGATTTCCATTTATCTGGTCATGGGCATTTTATCTTACCAATAACCAAACCGGTACTGCTGATGATGACATGACTGCGGTAGTCGTACTAAGACACAATGCAATCCCTTTTGCGATGGAAGATAAGCTTTGGCAGAAATACAAATTCGGAGATACTTTTCATGTCAACGACAATACCACAGGTGCCTCGGCTCTACGGAATCCTTTTTATGTACCCAAAGAGGGTGACTATCCTATGCCAGGGATTGATGGCATCAAAACCTTGCAGGACAGAGGTGTGATGATTTGCGTCTGCGATCTGGCCATGACCGTTTATAGCAGCGGGACTGCGCAAAGTATGAATCTTAAACCTGAGGAAGTGAAAAAAGAATGGGAAGAAGGTGTGTTGCCTGGCATTCAGATCGTGCCATCAGGCGTATGGGCATTGGGCAGAGCACAAGAGCATGGCTGCGGTTATATCTATGCCGGAGGCTGA
- a CDS encoding DsrE family protein — translation MKRALILISAFLFAVHAWAQTQPIKVVFDVTSKDEGTHQSTMRHVKMMADAYPNSEFEVVIYGGALPMVLKDNSSVAEDIQLLKDNPQVSFKVCEGTMKRHQVDKTQLLPGVGTVPDGILEIVTRQGEGWGYIKEAHH, via the coding sequence ATGAAAAGAGCTTTAATATTGATCTCCGCTTTCCTGTTTGCCGTCCATGCATGGGCTCAGACACAGCCGATCAAAGTAGTTTTTGACGTGACCAGCAAAGACGAAGGTACGCATCAATCTACCATGCGACATGTAAAGATGATGGCTGATGCTTATCCTAATTCGGAGTTTGAAGTAGTCATCTATGGTGGAGCACTGCCTATGGTGCTTAAGGATAATTCTTCAGTAGCCGAAGACATACAGTTGCTAAAAGATAATCCGCAGGTTTCATTCAAAGTGTGTGAGGGTACCATGAAAAGGCATCAGGTGGATAAAACCCAACTGCTACCAGGCGTGGGTACTGTACCTGATGGTATCCTGGAGATCGTGACCCGGCAGGGAGAGGGTTGGGGATATATCAAGGAAGCCCATCATTGA
- a CDS encoding c-type cytochrome: MSEEKSFIKTVVQLIRLVWVLIICVVGATVIFVSDALGLIQWQTQENLLMASSSRSPGAENALALWQAPDTNLIPENPEGELIRYGRELISHTSVYLGPKGKVRQITNGMNCQNCHLKAGTVPFGNNYGKVASSYPKFRSRSGMVEGFEKRVNDCIERSLNGQKLVEDSREMLSMVAYLKWVGKDVKKDQSLPGFGLVEIKTLDRAASPEKGLLVYQQYCARCHGQDGEGVRAESGLEWTYPPLYGKNSYNIGAGLYRLSRFASFVKANMPYGVSYENPFLTDEEAWDVAAYVNSMPRPEKDISEDWPDISKKPVDYPFGPYTDGFSEVQHKYGPFEPIKAAYQ, translated from the coding sequence ATGTCAGAGGAAAAGAGCTTTATTAAAACAGTGGTACAACTGATTCGCCTGGTGTGGGTATTGATCATTTGTGTGGTAGGAGCCACCGTGATTTTCGTGAGCGATGCCCTGGGATTGATTCAATGGCAAACTCAGGAAAATCTTTTGATGGCTTCTTCATCCAGATCTCCCGGAGCAGAAAATGCCCTAGCACTTTGGCAGGCTCCTGACACCAACCTTATCCCGGAAAACCCTGAGGGTGAACTCATTCGCTACGGACGGGAATTGATCTCTCACACTTCTGTCTACCTGGGGCCCAAAGGAAAAGTAAGGCAGATCACTAACGGTATGAATTGCCAGAATTGCCATCTCAAAGCGGGTACTGTCCCCTTCGGTAATAACTATGGAAAAGTTGCCTCTAGCTATCCCAAATTTCGGAGTCGCTCGGGCATGGTTGAAGGTTTTGAGAAAAGAGTCAATGACTGCATAGAACGAAGCTTGAACGGTCAAAAGCTTGTAGAAGACAGTCGGGAGATGCTGTCCATGGTCGCTTACCTGAAATGGGTGGGCAAAGATGTAAAAAAAGATCAATCTCTGCCAGGCTTTGGCTTGGTAGAGATTAAAACCCTGGACCGTGCAGCAAGTCCTGAAAAAGGGCTGTTGGTATACCAGCAATACTGTGCACGTTGTCATGGGCAGGACGGGGAGGGAGTGAGAGCCGAGAGTGGGCTGGAATGGACTTATCCTCCATTATATGGTAAAAATAGTTATAATATTGGTGCCGGGCTGTACAGACTTTCCCGCTTTGCTTCCTTTGTAAAAGCCAATATGCCTTATGGGGTGAGCTACGAAAATCCTTTTTTAACGGATGAAGAAGCCTGGGATGTGGCAGCGTATGTAAATTCTATGCCCAGGCCGGAAAAAGATATCTCTGAAGACTGGCCGGATATCTCCAAAAAACCAGTTGATTACCCTTTTGGTCCTTATACAGATGGCTTTTCGGAAGTACAGCATAAGTATGGGCCTTTTGAACCTATCAAAGCTGCCTATCAGTAA
- a CDS encoding sulfite exporter TauE/SafE family protein: protein MEILGYIALFFVGITLGTLGGGGSILSVPILVYLFAIDTVLATAYSLFIVGSSSLIGVLLKYNQHNVNIRTGIIFGIPSLAAVFLTRTRVIPAIPDILFQTELFQLNKRAFILSLFALLMVGASVILIAKKRMLNRKSKQPHPIYLIISGLITGLLTGLVGAGGGFLIVPALVYLTNLPFKVSVGTTLLIITINSFVGFTGDLTYQAVHWKFLLSITLLAIVGIFVGTITARSLPTQKLQKSFGWLILMMGAWILLREL, encoded by the coding sequence ATGGAAATACTCGGATACATCGCCTTATTTTTTGTAGGAATAACATTAGGAACGCTGGGCGGAGGAGGTTCTATTCTTTCAGTTCCTATTTTGGTCTATCTCTTTGCTATTGATACTGTACTGGCTACGGCTTATTCACTATTTATAGTTGGTAGTAGTAGTTTGATCGGTGTGCTCCTGAAATATAACCAACATAATGTGAATATCCGTACCGGAATTATTTTTGGAATTCCATCGCTAGCAGCTGTTTTCTTAACCCGCACCAGAGTAATTCCTGCTATTCCTGATATACTTTTTCAAACGGAACTTTTTCAACTCAACAAAAGAGCTTTCATTCTAAGTTTATTTGCTCTGCTGATGGTAGGTGCTTCTGTCATTTTGATTGCCAAAAAGAGGATGTTAAATCGTAAGAGTAAACAGCCACACCCTATCTATTTGATTATCAGTGGTCTGATTACGGGATTGCTAACAGGTTTAGTGGGCGCTGGCGGAGGTTTTCTGATCGTTCCGGCATTGGTCTATCTGACAAACTTACCTTTCAAAGTTAGCGTTGGCACCACATTGTTGATCATTACCATTAATTCATTTGTTGGATTTACCGGAGATTTAACCTACCAGGCGGTGCACTGGAAATTTTTACTCAGTATCACACTCCTAGCCATTGTGGGTATCTTTGTAGGCACGATTACTGCCAGAAGCTTACCTACCCAAAAATTACAAAAATCTTTCGGCTGGCTGATCTTAATGATGGGTGCCTGGATTTTGCTTAGAGAATTGTAG
- a CDS encoding M81 family metallopeptidase: protein MSMNLTLYLTIALHSILLSILFPRLESTKPDKSKQTKSAEAYPDQKALPRIAIAGLGIESSTFSPALSHEEAFHAKVGNEVFTSYPFLSQDAPDRKRAKWFPTLVGKSIPGGAVTREAYESLVKQTLELLKETLPYDGLFLDIHGAMSVVGLDDPEGDYISRIREVIGKETIISTSMDLHGNVSWRLAQHTDLITCYRMAPHEDALESKERALDNLLSRIESGKGKPAYKAWIPVPILLPGEKTSTRVEPGKSLYAKVEPASKQTGIVDAAIWIGYAWADEPRNHAVVMVTGDDQKKVSSTAEQLAKSFWEVRSDFEFVAPTASLHEALDKAIASDKYPFMISDSGDNPTAGGAGDVTWTLKEILGRPEFKTEDGTSLIYASIPGPEFVKAAIEAGVGGKVDAYAGANVDDRFAPPVRLTGTVEAIEHGDRDAETEVVVKVGSLHIIVTKKRKPYHHEADFTNLSLNPRETDIVVVKIGYLVPELYDMRADWIMALTPGGVDQDLERLDYKRIQRPMFPLDKEMKKPDLKAKLVPSSDQ from the coding sequence ATATCAATGAATCTTACACTTTACCTGACCATCGCCTTACACTCTATTTTACTTTCAATCCTCTTTCCTCGGTTAGAGTCTACCAAACCGGACAAAAGTAAGCAAACGAAATCAGCAGAAGCTTATCCTGACCAAAAAGCCCTTCCGCGCATTGCCATTGCCGGTTTAGGAATTGAATCAAGTACTTTTTCTCCTGCACTTAGCCATGAAGAAGCTTTTCATGCAAAAGTAGGTAACGAGGTTTTTACTTCTTATCCTTTTTTGTCTCAAGACGCTCCGGATCGCAAAAGGGCTAAGTGGTTTCCTACTCTGGTAGGGAAGTCTATCCCGGGAGGTGCAGTGACCCGGGAGGCTTATGAATCCTTGGTCAAACAAACCCTTGAACTTCTAAAAGAAACCCTGCCTTATGATGGTCTTTTTTTGGATATCCACGGAGCAATGAGTGTCGTAGGGCTTGATGATCCTGAAGGTGATTATATCAGCAGAATCCGTGAGGTAATTGGTAAGGAGACGATCATCTCTACTTCCATGGATTTGCATGGGAACGTATCGTGGCGACTGGCGCAACATACTGATTTGATCACCTGCTACCGTATGGCTCCCCATGAGGATGCTTTGGAATCAAAAGAAAGGGCACTGGACAATCTGCTGTCAAGAATTGAAAGTGGCAAAGGCAAACCTGCTTATAAAGCCTGGATACCCGTGCCTATATTGCTGCCCGGTGAAAAAACGAGTACGAGAGTAGAACCCGGAAAAAGCTTGTATGCTAAAGTTGAACCCGCTTCAAAACAAACAGGAATCGTGGATGCTGCCATCTGGATAGGCTATGCCTGGGCTGACGAACCTCGTAACCATGCGGTAGTGATGGTGACCGGTGACGATCAAAAAAAAGTAAGCAGCACCGCTGAACAACTGGCAAAAAGCTTTTGGGAGGTAAGATCAGATTTTGAATTTGTAGCTCCTACTGCATCTTTGCATGAAGCGCTGGATAAGGCAATCGCCAGTGACAAATATCCTTTCATGATCAGTGACTCAGGAGATAACCCTACTGCCGGAGGTGCAGGAGACGTCACCTGGACACTGAAAGAAATACTTGGCCGTCCTGAATTTAAAACGGAAGATGGCACATCGCTGATCTATGCTTCCATACCAGGACCTGAATTTGTAAAAGCAGCCATAGAAGCCGGCGTAGGTGGTAAAGTAGATGCTTATGCAGGTGCCAATGTGGACGATCGTTTTGCTCCTCCGGTACGACTTACGGGCACGGTTGAAGCTATTGAGCATGGAGATAGAGATGCTGAAACAGAAGTGGTAGTGAAGGTAGGCAGCCTGCACATCATTGTCACTAAAAAACGTAAACCCTATCATCACGAAGCGGACTTTACTAATTTGAGCCTTAATCCCAGAGAAACCGATATTGTTGTCGTGAAGATTGGGTATCTGGTTCCTGAACTTTATGATATGCGTGCCGACTGGATCATGGCACTTACTCCCGGAGGAGTAGATCAGGACCTGGAGCGCCTTGACTATAAAAGAATCCAAAGGCCTATGTTTCCTTTGGATAAAGAGATGAAAAAACCCGATCTTAAAGCTAAATTAGTACCCTCATCTGATCAATAA